A portion of the Bdellovibrio bacteriovorus genome contains these proteins:
- a CDS encoding DUF488 domain-containing protein yields the protein MAKLFTVGYEGCDINQFVAGLKENGIEHLADIRKNPVSGKKGFSKKRLAEELAKEGIEYTHWPSLGVPTLWRKEAKAKIITRDKMFKDYVKKVLPEVSEEIAELKKLILKKKLVLLCYEADESDCHRHYLVQEMQKKKKIKVVNLVLKPESPRLFNLTMNKNLSS from the coding sequence ATGGCAAAACTTTTCACCGTGGGATACGAAGGCTGCGATATTAACCAATTTGTAGCGGGGCTTAAGGAAAACGGCATTGAGCACCTGGCAGATATTCGAAAAAATCCTGTGAGCGGTAAAAAAGGTTTTTCCAAGAAACGCCTGGCAGAGGAGCTAGCTAAAGAAGGCATTGAGTACACTCATTGGCCTTCCTTGGGGGTGCCAACTTTATGGCGTAAAGAAGCTAAGGCGAAGATCATCACGCGCGATAAAATGTTTAAGGACTATGTTAAGAAAGTGTTGCCTGAAGTTTCAGAAGAAATCGCAGAGCTCAAAAAGCTGATACTTAAAAAAAAGCTGGTATTACTTTGTTATGAAGCCGATGAATCAGACTGTCATCGGCATTACCTGGTGCAAGAGATGCAAAAAAAGAAAAAAATCAAAGTCGTGAACCTGGTTTTAAAACCAGAAAGCCCACGACTTTTTAATCTTACAATGAACAAGAACCTTTCAAGCTGA